CCATCTCGGCGACCGCCCAGCGCAGCGCGTTGGCCGCCTTCTTCGGTTCGACCACCACCTCGGCCTTCAGGTGCGGGATGTCGGCGTAGGCCCCGAGCTCGATCCGCTTCGGGTCGATGAAGATGAACTGCACCTGATCCCGGGTCGCACGATAGAGCAGCGAGGTGATCAGGCCCTGCAGCCCGACGCTCTTGCCCGACCCGGTCGCGCCGGCGACCAGCAGGTGGGGCATCGTCGCCAGATCGGCGAAGTAGGGCTCCCCCTGAATGGTGACGCCGATCGCCATGGTGAGGATCGACGGCGACCGGCGGAACGCCTCCTGCGAGAGCATCGAACCGAGCCGGATCATCGCGCGCTGCCGATTCGGCACGTCGATCCCCAGGGTCGAGCGCCCGGGGATGCGATCGATGCGCACCGACTCGGCGCGCAGCGCGAGCGCGAGATCGTCCTGCAGATTGACGATCTGGCTCACCTTGACGCCCGGCGCCGGCTGGAACTCGTAGACAGTGATCACCGGCCCGGGGGTGATTCCCTCGATCGTTCCCTCGACGCCGAATTCGGCGCAGCGCGAGCGGATCGCCTCGCCGAGCCGGACCAGCTCGTCCTCGTCGACGGTCGGCTTCGCTTCGTCGATCTGCAGCAGGTTGAGCGGCGGCAGGACCGCGGCCGGCGGCTCGGCGGGAAACGGCAAGGCGCGCTGCGCCGGAGCCGCGGCGGGCGGTGCCACCAGCCCCCCCGACTCCCTCCGCGGAGGCGCCGGGGCGGACTCGGGAGCCGGAGCGACCGGCGGCGGGACGCGACGCACCGCGAACTCGCGCTCGCCGGTGCGGGTCGTCACTCGCAGCGGCGGCGGCGCCGGGCGGTCGATCGGAAGGTCGGGATCGGGGGCACGGTCGCCATCGGACTCGTCCGAGTCGTCGTCGGCCGCCGCCGACGTGGCCTGGCGCTTCTCCTCGGCTACCCGCTGGAGGTGCTTGACGATGACCCGGCGACGGGCCTTCTCCTTCGATCGCCGCTCCTGGCGACGCGCCTTGGCCAGTTGATGGTTCTGCCAGGCCTGGGCGAGCCGAGCCCGCCAGGCGGCGATCAGCTCGCCGAGGCTGGTCTGGACGAGCAGGACGAGCCCCACCGCCGCCACCGAGGAGAGCACCAGGAGCGCCCCGGGCAGGTTGAAGCGCGACTCGAGGGTCTCGCCGAGGAGCTGGCCGAAGGCGCCGCCGCTCGGCACTCGCCCTTCGCGCCACGGCATCGAGGGCTGGAGCAGGTGCAGCAGGGCCGGCAGGCTGGCGAGCAGCAGCGCACCGCCGACGCCGCGCCCGACGACCCGCGGCCGGAGCGTCGGCCGCACGCGCTGCCAGGCGGCAGCGAGCAGCAGGACCGGGAACAGCAGGCAGGCGATACCGAAGAAGCCGAACCCGGTCGCCGAGAGGTTCGCGCCGACCGCGCCGATCAGATTCCGCGTGCGGTCGCTGCCGCCGGCGAAGAGGAGGCTCGGGTCGGTCGGAACATGGGAAAGGAAGCTGCCGGCGAGGAGGAGCCCCAGGGCTCCGAGGACGATACCGACGATCTCCCGCCCCTTGGCCGGAGAGATCTCTACCCGGGCCGGTGTCGGCCGCGGTTCGGTGGTCGCCATCGCGTTCGCCTCGCTCTCGCTCGCGGCGCGCGAGCCCTGCGCCGCCCTCTCTTTTCCGAGGCCCCTGGGACGCGGGCTCCGCTGTCGCGGTCGCGCTGGATCTTAGCACCGCGGCCGCGGCGGGCCGGGGGTTTGCAAGGTCGTCGCCTCGCGCGAAGGACCTTGCGGGAGTGGCCGCGAGGAGAGGGTTCGGGCCGGTGCCCAGCAGCTCGGAGTCCCCGTAACTATCGGACCAGATCGGCCAGGCCGTCGCGCGTGAGCTTGCAGTCCCTCAGGATCTTCGACAGCAAGCCCGGACCGAGAGCTTCGCCAGCATGAGCGGCGACGACGGTTGTCCGACCGTCCTCGTGCCGGAGGAAATGATGGCTTCCTTTCACACGCAGATCGACGAAGCCTGCGCGCTCGAGCGCCGAGATCCGCTGCTTTCCGGTAACGGCAGGAAGGCGGCTTACGCCGGAACCGAGACGCGCTGAACGCCTACAAAGTCGAGATTCGAGGCCTCGTCGCCCTCGACCTCGAAGCAGAGCGCGATCGCTTCTTTGATCCGCTCCATGAGTTGGTCCAGCGACTCCGCCTGCGTATGGCATCCAGGAAGCGCAGGCACGGACGCAACATAGATGCCTTCCTCGTCGCGTTCCACGACCACATCGAAAACTCCGGTCATCCGCAGGGAGGAGGTGCCACCCGATTTTCCACCCAGAGGAGGTGCCACCCGATTTTCCCCGATTTTCCCCAGAGGAGGTGCCCAGAGGAGGTGCCACCCGATTTTCAAGACCCTTCTGGTGAACCTGCAGCGCGCCAGTGGGTCTCGCGCACCCAGCACGCCGCCCCGCTTCCCGCAAGATCGCCGCCCCGCTTCTCGTCTTAGGGAGGCATGGCGAGAAGATTGCGCTACATCCCCCCGGGCGGCGGGCTGGTCGAGGTCACCTGCCGCACCCTGCAGGGCCGCCTTCTGCTCCGACCCTCGGCCCTTCTCAACGACACCGTGGCTGGGGTCCTTGCCCGCGCCGCGCGGCTCTACGCCATCGAGGTCGTCGGCTTCGTCTTCCTCTCCAATCACTTTCACCTGCTGCTCTCCGTCCTCGACGCGCTCCAACTCGCCGCCTTCATGAACTACCTCGACTCCAACCTCGCCCGGGAGGCCGGCCGGCTCGCCCAATGGCGCGAGAAGTTCTGGGGGCGGCGCTATCAGGCGATCCCGGTCTCGGACGAGGAGGAGGCCCAGGTGGATCGGCTCGCCTATCTCCTGGCGCATGGCGTCAAGGAGGGTCTCGTCGCCTCGCCGCTCGACTGGCCGGGAGCTCACTGCGCGCGGCATTTGGTCGAAGGTACGCCGGTCGTCGGGCACTGGCACGACAGGACGCTCGAGTCGAAGGCGCGGAGGAAGGGCATCCTGTTGGACTCGAAGGACTACGTCGTCGAGGAGGAGCTGACGCTGTCCCCACTCCCCTGCTGGCGGTCGCTCGACCCCGAGGCCTATCGAGCACGCATTCAGGACCTGATCGCGGAGATCGAGACCTGGGGAGAGCAGCGCGAGGAAGAGACCGGCAAGCCCCCACTCGGTCGGGAAGCCGTCTGTCGCCAGAGCCCACACCACGAGCCGAACCGAATCAAGAAGGCACCCGCACCGCTCGTCCATGCCGTGGCACCCGAGGTCCGACGAGCGCTGCGCAAGGCCTACTTCGCCTTTCGGGAGGCCTACCAGCACGCCGCGCGGCTGCTCCGCGCCGGCGTGCGAACGGTCGTCTTCCCGGAAGGCGCGTTTCCGCCGGCGCTTCCCTTCCGTGTTGCCGCTCGGAGCGGCTGAGTCTCAGCGCAGGCGCGCTCGATTCCGAGGACTGGATCTGAGGCACTGCCAATGCCTGCTGGGGCCGAAGGCTGCGCAAGAGAGCCCTCTCGTGCCCTTCGACGGGCGCCGCCCGAAGGCTCAGTCTCGTTCTCGGCTCGGCGAGCTCACGACGACCCTAGAAGAGGGCGCGATCTTCCCCCGCGGAGAAGCCTGACTCATGATCGAGTCTCCAAGACGACTCTGGGCCGTCGCGGCGACTGGGAATTCGGGTGGCACCTCGTTCTCTGGCTCACGGGGAACCGTCCGCCAGACGATCGGTGGGCGCCAACGCTCACGGCCTGCCGGCAACCGGTGGGAACCACTCGTACTCCCAAGTCCACGGCATTCCCGTCTGACCAAGGATGGCTCCCGTGAGCTCGGGGTAGATTCGCTCGGCTCGCACGTCGTTCGAGAGCAGGACCAGGCAGCGCTTCTGGCCCTCGATGCAGACGACCATATTCGCGGTCCACTCGTTGTGCCCGCCCTTGAACCACACTCTCCCGCGGGCGCCCTGGAAGGTGACCAACCCCAGGCCGGCCGCGAGCCCGATGGTCGCGTTGGCGGAATTGGTTTCGGGCGCGAGCGTCGGGAATTGGTGGGCGGAGGTGATCGGCACCTGCGGCCGGACCATCTCGGCACGGGAGGCGGCGGTCAGCCCGTCGCCTCGCACGATGCCCGCCCAGAGCCGAGACTGATCGTCGATGTCGGTGTCCATGGAGCCGGCCGCACTCACGCTCGAGCGCTCGTCGTGCGGCTCGGGGGTCCCGTCGATCCGAAAACCGTCCGCCAGATTCGCGCGGAAGTCCTGTCGCCACTGCATGCTCGTCCGGGTCATGCCGAACCGGTCGAACAGTCGGGTCTGCATCTCGCGCCCGACATCGAGGCCCAGGGCCTCCTCGAGCACCAGTTGGGCGACATAGAAGCCTTCCCCGGAGTACCCATAGCGAGTCCCGGGATCGTGGTGGAAGCGGAGCTTCCCGTCATTCTCGAGCCAGCGGAAGTTGGCGAAACCCGACGTGTGTGTCAGCAGGGTCCGCAACGTCAGTTTCTTCCACCGCTCGTCGCCCGCGAGATCCCGATAGTCGTCGTACTCCGGCAGCGGGCGGGGGAGGAGCGTCGCGATCGAGGCATCGAGATCCAGCCGGCCTTCTTCCCTGAGTTGCATCACCAGATACGTGAAGGCGGCCTTCGTCAGCGACGCGCCATACAGGATCGTCTGGGTGGTGAGTGGGGCGCCCGCGGCGTTGCGGACCCCGTAGGCAGCCACGTGGACCACGACGCCGCCGTCGATGACGGCGAGCGCCAGTCCCTGGACGTGCTCACGCTGCATCAGGGCACGGGCCGTGCTGTCGATCGTGGCGGCGTCCGGCAGAGCCTTGGCAGGCGGACGCATCGCGCAGCCGCCGAGCGCCATCAGCGCGAGGAACGCACGGAAACACACGCGGAGCAACGACCTTGACGCCCCGCGGGCGCCGTCGGGTACTACGTTGGTGCCGAGTTGAACAGGATCCATCAAGCCTCTGGGCAACTTGAGTGCTGCCTACCGGATCATGAGTTGAGCGGCGAACGCGCGAGGTCCGCTTGTCCGCTCGAATGATGAGATGGACTCCTCCTTCGACTCGCCCGGCATCTGAAGTGCCACGGTCGTCGGAGTCATGAGCCCATACCCCCTGGAAAGGATGATTCCGGGGACGAGACTACGAGAACTTCATCGACCTGGCAAAGAACGTCTTCGAGGTGGCGGCCTCGACGCGGCCGGGGAAAATGCAACTGCGGCGCGCGACACCCGCCTCGAGATGAGACGGATGGCTGCCTGACACCATCGACCCGCCGCAAGCTGCGCTGCGCACGACATCGATGACGATTCGGGTACGACCGACGCGGGGAATGAGCCAATAGCTATTCTGGCCTGCGGGGTCGGTGCAAGCGTTTCTCTCCCCGCGCGCGGATTTCATCCTGGCCCGGAGCCCCACACGCTCCGCTCAGAGGCCGACGATACGACTGCAGTCGTGCCCTACGTCATCGGCTCGTGCATAGGTACTTGCGGGAGGAGTCCAGATACGACGTGTTAAGCACCGCGGCACTGGCGCTCGCGGGCAGCCGTACGGCTCTGGAACGACCTGACCAGGTCGGTTGAGAAATAGAGAAGGTTGATGACGAAGGCACCATCGGCGGTGCGGATCTCGTAGCTGGCCGGCCCATAGAGACGGCACCGCGGGTAGGGAAGGTCCTCGGTTCTGGTGATAGCGATCACCCGTTGCCACTGGACGTCGTGCCTGCGAAGCCAGCCACGGTAGGTCATGCCGTCGGCATCGAGCCGAATCCAGAGAAGACTGAGACCCGCCATCCAAGCGACGATGCAGAAGGGCACAAGCCAGAGAACCGGCGCCGACACCCAGGCTGCAGCGGCGGAGGCCACGGCGAGGAGGAACGCAACGAGGCCGAGCCCGCGTGTGTGTCGCCAGGAGCCACGGTAGGTCATTTGCGCCCACCGGCGTTGGAGGTGGCGAGCGTCACCGAAATGAACACGCAGTTCCGCTCGAGCGGTCTGAGCTGTGCGACTGCTTCGCTTCTCACGACGCCTTGCTCACGTTGACTTCTAGTGCGGTGCCAAGCGGATCCGGAGTTCAGCCGCGCGCCCCACATCAGCTACCGAGCGAAGCGAGCCGAGGCGCAAGTGGCGCGTCGGTTGCAATGATGAGATGGACTCCTCCCTCGACTCGGTCGGCATCTGGAGCGCCACAGTCGTCGGAGTCATGAGCGCATGCTCCCTGGAAAGGAGGAGTCCGTGAGTGAGACTACGACAGCCCGGGACATCGGGCGTACCGTCATCGCCGTGGACCTGGCAAAGAGCGTCTTCGAAGTGGCCGTTTCCACGCGGCCGGGGCAGGTGCGACTGCGACGACGCTTGACGCGCCCGGCATTGCTCGAGCTCATCGCGCAGCAGCCGGCGGCGATGGTTCTCCTCGAGGCCTGCGGCACCGCGCACTTCTGGGCGCGCGAGCTCGAGCGACTCGGCCACCAGGTGCGACTCCTTCCGGCTCAGCATGTCCGCCGCTACCGGATCGGCAACAAGACCGATCGCGCCGATGCGA
This genomic window from Holophagales bacterium contains:
- a CDS encoding DNA translocase FtsK codes for the protein MATTEPRPTPARVEISPAKGREIVGIVLGALGLLLAGSFLSHVPTDPSLLFAGGSDRTRNLIGAVGANLSATGFGFFGIACLLFPVLLLAAAWQRVRPTLRPRVVGRGVGGALLLASLPALLHLLQPSMPWREGRVPSGGAFGQLLGETLESRFNLPGALLVLSSVAAVGLVLLVQTSLGELIAAWRARLAQAWQNHQLAKARRQERRSKEKARRRVIVKHLQRVAEEKRQATSAAADDDSDESDGDRAPDPDLPIDRPAPPPLRVTTRTGEREFAVRRVPPPVAPAPESAPAPPRRESGGLVAPPAAAPAQRALPFPAEPPAAVLPPLNLLQIDEAKPTVDEDELVRLGEAIRSRCAEFGVEGTIEGITPGPVITVYEFQPAPGVKVSQIVNLQDDLALALRAESVRIDRIPGRSTLGIDVPNRQRAMIRLGSMLSQEAFRRSPSILTMAIGVTIQGEPYFADLATMPHLLVAGATGSGKSVGLQGLITSLLYRATRDQVQFIFIDPKRIELGAYADIPHLKAEVVVEPKKAANALRWAVAEMERRYRLLAEVHVRSIDFYNRAIRDPEVRNRLSLSEGEAVSTEDLKPLPYYVIVIDELADLMMVASAEVETAIARIAQMARAVGIHLIVATQRPSVDILTGTIKANFPCRIAFATASRHDSRTILDQVGSEKLLGKGDMLFMPPGTSRTIRLHGAYISEQETAALVRWLKKQGAPQLDPTVLEGPADTGSDGEVNEIDDELFDEAARLVVAERQASASFLQRRMRIGFSRAARLIDIMEREGLLGPQQGSKPRDVLVKPDYFTELDSTRGDR
- a CDS encoding type II toxin-antitoxin system HicA family toxin, with amino-acid sequence MLRGRGRRGLESRLCRRSARLGSGVSRLPAVTGKQRISALERAGFVDLRVKGSHHFLRHEDGRTTVVAAHAGEALGPGLLSKILRDCKLTRDGLADLVR
- a CDS encoding type II toxin-antitoxin system HicB family antitoxin; translation: MTGVFDVVVERDEEGIYVASVPALPGCHTQAESLDQLMERIKEAIALCFEVEGDEASNLDFVGVQRVSVPA
- a CDS encoding transposase translates to MARRLRYIPPGGGLVEVTCRTLQGRLLLRPSALLNDTVAGVLARAARLYAIEVVGFVFLSNHFHLLLSVLDALQLAAFMNYLDSNLAREAGRLAQWREKFWGRRYQAIPVSDEEEAQVDRLAYLLAHGVKEGLVASPLDWPGAHCARHLVEGTPVVGHWHDRTLESKARRKGILLDSKDYVVEEELTLSPLPCWRSLDPEAYRARIQDLIAEIETWGEQREEETGKPPLGREAVCRQSPHHEPNRIKKAPAPLVHAVAPEVRRALRKAYFAFREAYQHAARLLRAGVRTVVFPEGAFPPALPFRVAARSG
- a CDS encoding beta-lactamase family protein is translated as MALGGCAMRPPAKALPDAATIDSTARALMQREHVQGLALAVIDGGVVVHVAAYGVRNAAGAPLTTQTILYGASLTKAAFTYLVMQLREEGRLDLDASIATLLPRPLPEYDDYRDLAGDERWKKLTLRTLLTHTSGFANFRWLENDGKLRFHHDPGTRYGYSGEGFYVAQLVLEEALGLDVGREMQTRLFDRFGMTRTSMQWRQDFRANLADGFRIDGTPEPHDERSSVSAAGSMDTDIDDQSRLWAGIVRGDGLTAASRAEMVRPQVPITSAHQFPTLAPETNSANATIGLAAGLGLVTFQGARGRVWFKGGHNEWTANMVVCIEGQKRCLVLLSNDVRAERIYPELTGAILGQTGMPWTWEYEWFPPVAGRP
- a CDS encoding PH domain-containing protein, with amino-acid sequence MTYRGSWRHTRGLGLVAFLLAVASAAAAWVSAPVLWLVPFCIVAWMAGLSLLWIRLDADGMTYRGWLRRHDVQWQRVIAITRTEDLPYPRCRLYGPASYEIRTADGAFVINLLYFSTDLVRSFQSRTAARERQCRGA
- a CDS encoding transposase, coding for MSETTTARDIGRTVIAVDLAKSVFEVAVSTRPGQVRLRRRLTRPALLELIAQQPAAMVLLEACGTAHFWARELERLGHQVRLLPAQHVRRYRIGNKTDRADAKALLEAFRNDEIRPVPVKTLAQQELAPLHRARAVLAAAHQQREPEAVRA